In the genome of Vicia villosa cultivar HV-30 ecotype Madison, WI linkage group LG7, Vvil1.0, whole genome shotgun sequence, one region contains:
- the LOC131620221 gene encoding uncharacterized protein LOC131620221, which produces MNVIKTISHAPTPPSGTTDRRDPVLAEFEEFFRSEIPEVKTQYLNSLNTGDPKEAPKKVQRKRPSTSSTVVSEEASDHTQTVAVNKEKRTKRKFDPSSDNQEKVKAATVATVNVAEQEAVVEADPVPVQAAEEEEVEEEEEAQNQPEVSSQRPTTQTVEGQKTAECEKENPESARRREISLGKSVVVEMPKRKKQRKLEAVTVALQKVSKVYGDDVEMEDADAEAEDHSVEEIPVEENPSHDLSQKTAMEAMVINADPLNRSCEASSGEPSVLARTLEVIQKTQVEMASRMHMQDETNAEFRTFIQSQNESNAGIQAMLAKIMIKDIFQSSTLEAKPWGNAIL; this is translated from the exons atgaatgttATTAAAACTATCAGTCATGCTCCAACACCTCCTTCCGGAACCACTGAtagaagagatcctgttcttgctgaatttgaagaattcttcagaaGTGAAATTCCAGAAGTTAAGACTCAGTATCTTAACTCTCTCAATACTGGTGATCCTAAAGAAGCTCCCAAGAAAGTCCAAAGAAAAAGGCCATCCACTTCTAGCACTGTTGTGTCAGAAGAAGCCTCTGATCATACTCAAACTGTTGCTGTCAACAAAGAAAAGAGaacaaaaagaaagtttgatcctTCTTCTGATAATCAGGAAAAGGTAAAAGCTGCTACTGTTGCTACTGTTAATGTTGCGGAACAAGAAGCTGTTGTTGAAGCAGATCCTGTCCCTGTGCAAgcagcagaagaagaagaagtggag gaagaagaagaagctcagAATCAGCCAGAAGTCTCTAGTCAAAGACCAACAACTCAAACTGTTGAAGGTCAGAAGACTGCTGAGTGTGAGAAGGAGAATCCGGAGTCTGCAAGGAGAAGAGAAATCTCTCTTGGGAAGTCAGTGGTTGTGGAAATGCCAAAGAGAAAGAAGCAGAGGAAACTGGAGGCTGTGACTGTAGCTCttcagaaggtgtccaaag TGTACGGAgatgatgttgagatggaagatgctgatgCTGAAGCTGAAGATCATTCTGTTgaagaaattcctgttgaggaaaatccttctCATGATCTCTCTCAGAAGACTGCCATGGAAGCAATGGTGATCAATGCTgatcctctgaacagaagttgtgaagcttcttctggtgaaccctctgttCTGGCAAGGACTCTAGAGGTCATTCAGAAGACCCAGGTTGAGATGGCTTCTCGGATGCATATGCAAGATgaaaccaatgctgagtttcgcacCTTCATCCAAAGTCAGAATGAGAGTAATGCTGGGATTCAagctatgctggccaagattat gattaaaGACATCTTTCAAAGctcaacactagaagcaaaaccatggggaAACGCAATTCTGTAA